In the Rhodothermales bacterium genome, one interval contains:
- a CDS encoding T9SS type A sorting domain-containing protein: MIYVFIRLSMVLFFVWMGMSPVVKAQDGDPASVRPGELLVYYAWPSVINGATTIGQAAAALGQYDYVILGDGLQIDTHPDYANTVAIIAHPEMANTRVFGYVDLGVTTQNLTATEYKLRMLWWSDIGADGIFLDDFGYDFGVTRDRQNDAVGFAHALPLTVIVNAWDPDHAFARTADATYNPRETRAALQAGDFYFSESFMVQEGAFVDGAFWREKADKIDLYRQSFGIEVLSVTTPGAAYDEARFHYAWHAALIDGHTATGWGEPSFASADALVPYRARPAVEPGVAFLSEAVVALPEVVRETEIGTVRVNTADHTFGFTPREDTAIEDRAGLDGMALDQVFPNPVRQEASIAFTLEAPAYVRLTVYDVLGRPVAVLVNTTLAPGRHTAAFDAASLPGGLYIGRLEAGGHFLTRPFVVSY, translated from the coding sequence ATGATCTACGTCTTTATTCGCCTCTCAATGGTGCTGTTTTTTGTGTGGATGGGGATGTCGCCAGTGGTGAAGGCCCAGGACGGTGATCCGGCCTCCGTCCGCCCGGGGGAGCTGCTGGTGTATTACGCCTGGCCGTCGGTCATCAACGGGGCGACGACCATCGGCCAGGCTGCGGCCGCACTCGGGCAATACGATTACGTGATTCTGGGGGATGGGCTCCAGATCGACACCCATCCCGACTATGCCAACACGGTGGCGATCATCGCACACCCGGAGATGGCCAATACGCGGGTGTTTGGATATGTCGACCTGGGCGTGACCACCCAGAACCTGACGGCTACGGAATACAAACTCCGCATGCTCTGGTGGTCCGACATCGGGGCGGACGGCATCTTCCTGGACGATTTTGGCTATGACTTCGGCGTGACGCGCGACCGCCAGAACGACGCCGTCGGCTTCGCCCACGCCCTGCCGTTAACCGTTATTGTAAATGCCTGGGACCCCGACCATGCGTTCGCCCGTACGGCGGATGCCACCTACAACCCCCGCGAGACGCGCGCGGCGCTGCAGGCCGGCGACTTCTATTTTTCCGAGAGCTTCATGGTCCAGGAGGGCGCGTTTGTCGACGGGGCTTTCTGGCGAGAGAAGGCCGATAAAATCGACCTGTACCGCCAGTCATTCGGGATCGAGGTGCTCTCGGTCACCACGCCGGGCGCCGCCTACGACGAGGCCCGGTTTCACTACGCGTGGCACGCCGCCCTGATCGATGGCCATACGGCGACTGGATGGGGCGAGCCTTCGTTTGCCTCGGCGGATGCCCTGGTGCCGTATCGAGCGCGGCCGGCGGTCGAGCCTGGCGTCGCGTTTCTGAGCGAGGCCGTCGTGGCGCTGCCGGAGGTTGTGCGCGAGACGGAGATCGGCACGGTGAGGGTGAACACGGCCGACCACACGTTTGGCTTTACGCCTCGGGAGGATACCGCCATCGAAGACCGCGCGGGCCTCGACGGCATGGCGCTCGATCAGGTCTTCCCGAACCCGGTTCGGCAAGAGGCGTCGATCGCGTTTACCCTGGAGGCGCCGGCGTACGTCCGGCTGACGGTGTACGACGTGCTCGGCCGGCCTGTCGCCGTGCTGGTGAACACTACCCTGGCGCCGGGGCGCCACACGGCCGCGTTCGATGCCGCGTCCCTTCCTGGCGGGCTGTACATCGGCCGGCTGGAGGCCGGGGGCCACTTCCTCACCCGTCCCTTTGTTGTCTCGTATTGA